In one Pseudomonas purpurea genomic region, the following are encoded:
- a CDS encoding DNA-3-methyladenine glycosylase, whose amino-acid sequence MRLLLDYQPPYDWPAMLGFLSARAIVGLETVVDGVYSRSINLNGVHGIFSITPAAGDALEVNLHFPEPSAVPEIVVRLRRMFDLDADLPRVHRQLAVDPLMARLIAERPGLRVPGAWDGLELAIRAVLGQQITVVAAIKLAGKLVAQYGKPLREADAAQPELTHVFPSAQVLAAADLATLGMPRSRGRTLSGVAQALLDDPLLFEPGREGGVAQLLALHGIGDWTAQYIALRQLRESDAFPTGDVGLINALAALEGGPVTPRELLARAEGWRPCRAYAAQVLWTSLSRAD is encoded by the coding sequence GTGAGGCTGTTGCTCGACTATCAGCCGCCCTATGACTGGCCGGCGATGCTCGGTTTTTTATCGGCGCGGGCGATTGTCGGGTTGGAAACGGTGGTCGACGGCGTGTACTCGCGCAGCATCAACCTGAACGGTGTGCACGGCATATTTTCGATCACGCCTGCGGCTGGTGATGCCCTTGAAGTGAACCTGCACTTTCCTGAACCCTCGGCCGTGCCCGAGATCGTTGTGCGCTTGCGACGGATGTTCGACCTGGACGCGGATTTGCCACGTGTCCATCGGCAACTGGCGGTTGATCCGCTGATGGCGCGCTTGATTGCCGAGCGTCCGGGGCTACGGGTGCCGGGGGCGTGGGATGGGTTGGAGTTGGCGATTCGTGCGGTGCTGGGGCAGCAGATCACAGTAGTGGCGGCGATCAAACTGGCGGGAAAACTGGTCGCGCAGTATGGCAAGCCGTTGCGGGAAGCGGATGCTGCACAACCTGAACTGACCCATGTGTTTCCCTCGGCGCAGGTGCTGGCGGCGGCTGATCTTGCCACCCTCGGCATGCCGCGCAGCCGTGGCCGGACCTTGTCAGGCGTGGCGCAGGCATTGCTCGATGATCCTTTGTTGTTTGAGCCTGGTCGGGAGGGCGGTGTTGCGCAGTTGTTGGCATTGCATGGGATCGGCGACTGGACGGCGCAGTACATCGCGTTGCGTCAGTTGCGTGAGTCGGATGCGTTTCCGACAGGGGACGTGGGGTTGATCAATGCGTTGGCGGCGCTGGAGGGCGGGCCGGTCACGCCGCGCGAGTTGTTGGCCCGTGCCGAGGGTTGGCGGCCGTGTCGGGCGTATGCGGCGCAGGTGCTTTGGACGTCGTTGAGTCGGGCGGATTGA